The Chitinophaga caeni genome segment GACATCGGGCCTAGTATAAAAGGAACGATTCAATTTAGCCATGATCAAAAATATCACTATTTTTAGTTACCATTGTATGGAATGGTATTGATCACGTATTAAAAAGTATCGTATTGTTTTCAATCAGGGAAGTTCTGGGCGCCATCCAGGCTTACGGAAAGGCACACCAATTCATCAAGCAACATAAGTTGTGGAAATGGATCATCATACCCGGTATCATTTATTGCATTTTATTCCTTTTAGGGATCGTGTTTGTATGGTCATATATCGGGGATCTCGTGGACTCCCTCATGAATTTATTACATCTTAAACAATGGGTCAATTCATTACAGAATAGTTTGATAAACTTCCTCTTTATATTGGTTGGATTTTGCATCCGCGTCATTACGATATTATTGTATATTTCCTTCTTTAAATATTTTTTCTTGATTTTAGGCGCTCCATTGTTTGCATTCTTAAGCGAAAAAACGGAAGCCATTATGCAGCACCGGGATTTTCCTTTTAGCTGGTCACAGTTTTTAAAGGATATTTGGAGAGGTGTAAAGATTTCCTTGCG includes the following:
- a CDS encoding EI24 domain-containing protein, translating into MFSIREVLGAIQAYGKAHQFIKQHKLWKWIIIPGIIYCILFLLGIVFVWSYIGDLVDSLMNLLHLKQWVNSLQNSLINFLFILVGFCIRVITILLYISFFKYFFLILGAPLFAFLSEKTEAIMQHRDFPFSWSQFLKDIWRGVKISLRNMVYQTLLTIGLIILAFVPLFGLITPLLTWLVECYYWGFSMMDYTFERRQLSIPESIKYINQHKGMAIGNGLVYYLFIFIPIIAPCYAVIAATIHLQEKKIP